The following proteins come from a genomic window of Vallitaleaceae bacterium 9-2:
- a CDS encoding helix-hairpin-helix domain-containing protein: protein MIKSKAIFVCAGLLFVLISGIIYIMMASTDAVVFQSEIENDERITKEGVIDTDINHLDEENVDAELDITQEIVHNDIVVYICGSVTNEGVYSLQEGARVYEALELAGGMTQEAQQGHINLARVLVDGESIYFPTQDEVKTIGLTWSEQTQPEDARININTASEEELTQLPGIGLAKAKAIIAYRKNNSMFKKIEDIMEVPGIKKNTFENIKEQISI from the coding sequence ATGATAAAAAGTAAAGCTATATTTGTCTGTGCCGGTTTATTATTCGTCTTGATTTCAGGGATTATATATATTATGATGGCATCGACGGATGCCGTTGTTTTTCAATCGGAGATTGAAAATGATGAACGTATAACAAAAGAAGGCGTTATTGATACGGATATTAATCATCTTGATGAGGAAAATGTGGATGCAGAGCTAGACATTACTCAAGAAATCGTCCATAATGATATTGTTGTCTATATATGCGGTAGTGTTACAAATGAAGGTGTATATTCACTTCAAGAAGGCGCGCGCGTATATGAGGCACTTGAACTAGCGGGAGGAATGACGCAAGAGGCGCAGCAAGGACATATTAACTTAGCCCGTGTACTTGTAGATGGTGAGAGTATATATTTTCCCACGCAAGACGAAGTCAAAACCATAGGGCTAACATGGAGTGAACAAACACAACCAGAAGATGCGCGAATTAATATTAATACTGCATCTGAAGAAGAATTAACACAGCTTCCTGGAATTGGTTTAGCAAAGGCCAAAGCGATTATCGCATATCGAAAAAACAATAGTATGTTTAAAAAAATAGAAGATATAATGGAAGTTCCAGGAATCAAAAAAAATACTTTTGAGAATATAAAGGAACAAATATCCATTTAA
- a CDS encoding response regulator transcription factor — protein MKKRILVVDDEKTIVKGIRFSLEQEGYDIDSAYDGEEALNYAKNHQYDLIVLDVMLPKKDGLEVCRNIREFSTVPIIMLTAKGEDMDKILGLEFGADDYMTKPFNVLELKARIKAIIRRNKYVNNESEDQMKSLHKGDLEIQKESRRVFVKESEVNLTAKEFDLLELFLTHPNKVYSRDQLLSIIWDYDYPGDARTVDVHVRRLREKIEEVPSEPRYIHTKWGVGYYYQQ, from the coding sequence ATGAAAAAGAGAATTTTAGTGGTGGATGATGAAAAAACAATAGTAAAAGGAATACGATTTAGCTTAGAACAAGAGGGGTATGATATTGATAGTGCATATGATGGGGAAGAAGCCTTAAATTATGCCAAGAATCATCAATATGATTTGATTGTCTTGGATGTCATGCTTCCTAAAAAAGATGGACTGGAAGTGTGCCGTAATATTCGGGAATTTTCCACGGTTCCAATTATTATGCTGACGGCTAAAGGCGAAGATATGGATAAAATATTGGGACTTGAATTTGGCGCAGATGATTATATGACCAAACCGTTTAATGTACTTGAACTGAAAGCTCGAATTAAAGCGATTATTCGAAGAAACAAATATGTCAATAATGAAAGTGAAGATCAAATGAAGTCACTTCATAAAGGTGACCTTGAAATTCAAAAGGAAAGTCGACGTGTTTTTGTCAAAGAAAGTGAAGTGAATCTAACAGCAAAAGAGTTTGATTTGTTGGAATTATTCTTAACACATCCAAATAAAGTCTATTCAAGAGATCAGTTATTAAGCATTATATGGGATTATGATTATCCTGGAGATGCACGTACTGTTGATGTGCATGTGCGAAGGTTACGTGAAAAAATTGAAGAAGTTCCTAGTGAGCCTAGATACATTCATACTAAATGGGGAGTGGGTTATTATTATCAACAATAA